The Euphorbia lathyris chromosome 2, ddEupLath1.1, whole genome shotgun sequence genome includes a window with the following:
- the LOC136217041 gene encoding desmethylyatein synthase-like yields the protein MDAQTLLSNPLVLLCFLVLLPIVVTLKIKSRKVNVPPSPPKLPIIGNLHQIISSLPHKSLTMLSKKYGPLMLLHLGRVPMLVVSSLEVAKEIFGDHDHVFADRPSLTGLSILFKDCPDMAFGPYSEHSSETKNQMILQLLSQRRVQQLHFIRKEEVEKVVDKIRMLSATGCAFNISDLFMSLAHNILFRSAFGCLYNDNEDGKYKNLGEVSRRTMDLISAFCFKDVFPLLGWIDHLTGLIGKLENVSKEFNDFLDQVIEDRLALMNDDDEDKKYLIDILLCSKEEEGLSMHSLKTILMDVILGGIDTIATAMEWMMAELMKKPSIRKKAQEEVRRVVGKKSEISEADIKEMKYLKCIIKENVRVHGSGLMQRQTKESVKIQGYEIPGKSRVLVNVWGIQRDPELWDKAEEFVPERFIDDDDDENEKVLFSFGGGKRRCPGMAYAYAEIQVIFANLLMWFDWEMDHLDLDMEEIHTFAIRKKYPLSVTATLH from the exons atggatGCGCAAACATTATTATCCAATCCCTTAGTCTTGTTGTGTTTTCTAGTTTTGTTGCCAATTGTGGTTACGTTGAAaatcaaaagtagaaaagtgAATGTACCACCATCTCCACCAAAGCTACCCATAATTGGAAACCTTCACCAGATAATTAGTTCACTTCCTCACAAATCTTTGACAATGCTTTCCAAAAAGTACGGGCCTCTCATGTTACTCCATCTGGGGCGTGTTCCAATGCTGGTGGTTTCATCTCTAGAAGTAGCAAAAGAAATCTTTGGAGATCATGATCATGTATTTGCAGATAGACCTTCTCTCACAGGTTTGAGTATCCTGTTCAAAGACTGCCCTGATATGGCATTTGGTCCCTACAGTGAGCACAGCAGTGAAACAAAAAACCAGATGATTCTTCAACTGTTGAGCCAAAGAAGAGTACAGCAACTTCATTTCATCagaaaagaagaagtagaaaaAGTTGTCGACAAGATACGGATGTTGAGTGCCACTGGATGTGCATTCAATATCAGTGACCTGTTTATGAGTCTTGcacataatatattatttagatCTGCATTTGGATGCTTGTATAATGATAATGAAGATGGTAAATATAAGAATTTGGGGGAAGTGTCAAGGAGAACAATGGATCTTATATCAGCCTTTTGCTTTAAAGATGTGTTTCCATTGTTGGGATGGATTGACCATCTAACAGGATTGATTGGAAAATTGGAAAATGTATCAAAAGAGTTCAACGATTTCTTGGATCAAGTTATTGAAGATCGTTTAGCAttaatgaatgatgatgatgaagataaAAAGTACTTGATAGATATCCTTCTGTGTTCAAAGGAGGAGGAGGGGCTTTCTATGCACAGCCTTAAAACAATTCTAATG GATGTGATATTAGGGGGAATAGACACAATAGCAACAGCAATGGAATGGATGATGGCAGAGTTAATGAAAAAGCCAAGCATAAGAAAGAAAGCTCAAGAAGAGGTAAGAAGAGTTGTTGGTAAGAAATCAGAGATAAGCGAAGCGGATATAAAGGAGATGAAGTATCTGAAAtgtataataaaagaaaatgtgaGAGTTCATGGTTCAGGGCTGATGCAAAGGCAGACAAAAGAAAGTGTGAAGATACAAGGGTATGAAATTCCAGGAAAGTCAAGAGTGTTAGTGAATGTATGGGGAATTCAAAGAGACCCTGAATTGTGGGACAAGGCAGAAGAGTTTGTTCCAGAAAGATttattgatgatgatgatgatgaaaatGAGAAAGTGTTGTTTTCATTCGGGGGAGGGAAAAGGAGATGCCCAGGAATGGCATATGCTTATGCAGAAATACAAGTTATATTCGCCAACTTGCTAATGTGGTTTGATTGGGAAATGGATCATTTGGATTTGGATATGGAAGAGATACATACTTTTGCTATTAGAAAGAAATATCCTCTATCTGTTACTGCCACTCTCCACTAG
- the LOC136220515 gene encoding cytochrome P450 71A1-like has product MDAQPFIQKTLSSSPLILCFVILLITLKIKRSRKLNLELPPSPPKLPIIGNLHQISSLPYKSFRNLSEKYGPLMLLHLGRVPTLVVSSLEIAKEISKNHDIEFADRPSVRGLAIVFKGCPDMAFGSYSDHSREAKKLCILQLLSQRRVDQFHFVREEQVQKTLEKIRVLSIAGSAFNISDLFMTLAHDILCRSAFGRLNENENFGELARRTMDLLSAFCFKDVFPFLGWIDHLTGLIGNLKKTSKELHDFLDQVIEDRLAVMDNDEKLEDKKYLIDILLHLQKEGNELDLSKDNIRAILMDMFIGGIDTSAATMEWMMAELMKNPSIRKKAQEEVRRIVGKKSEISESDMKEMKYLKCIMKETVRFHASAMIPRQTSASVKIQGYEIPGKTRVFINLWGIQRDPKFWERPEEFIPERFLSNSDNIDQLLYSFGGGKRKCPGMSYAYAEVEYALANLLFWFDWELDLDLDMEEVYTFIISKKNPLFVKAYPYSH; this is encoded by the exons atggatGCACAACCTTTTATCCAAAAAACATTGTCATCTAGTCCCTTAATCTTGTGTTTTGTAATTCTGTTGATTACGTTGAAaatcaaaagaagcagaaaactgAATTTAGAATTACCACCATCTCCACCAAAGCTACCTATAATTGGAAACCTTCACCAGATAAGTTCACTTCCCTACAAATCATTCAGAAACCTTTCTGAAAAGTATGGCCCTCTAATGTTGCTCCATCTGGGACGTGTTCCTACACTTGTTGTTTCATCTCTAGAAATAGCCAAAGAAATCTCCAAAAACCATGATATTGAATTTGCAGACAGACCTTCTGTCAGGGGTTTAGCCATCGTCTTCAAAGGCTGCCCCGATATGGCATTTGGTTCTTACAGTGATCACAGTAGGGAAGCAAAGAAGCTCTGCATTCTTCAACTCTTGAGCCAAAGAAGGGTAGACCAATTTCATTTCGTAAGAGAAGAACAAGTCCAAAAGACTCTAGAAAAGATTCGGGTTTTGAGCATAGCTGGAAGTGCATTTAATATCAGTGATTTATTCATGACTCTTGCCCATGATATTTTATGTAGATCGGCGTTTGGTCGCTTGAATGAAAATGAGAATTTCGGGGAATTGGCGAGGAGAACAATGGATCTGCTATCAGCTTTTTGCTTCAAAGATGTGTTTCCATTCTTGGGATGGATTGACCATCTAACCGGATTAATTGGAAACTTGAAGAAAACTTCCAAGGAGTTACACGATTTCCTGGATCAAGTTATTGAAGATCGTTTAGCAGTAATGGATAATGATGAGAAACTTGAAGATAAGAAGTACTTAATAGATATTCTTCTTCATTTACAAAAGGAAGGGAATGAGCTTGATCTTTCTAAAGACAACATAAGAGCAATTCTAATG GACATGTTTATAGGGGGAATAGACACATCAGCAGCAACAATGGAATGGATGATGGCAGAGTTAATGAAAAACCCAAGCATAAGAAAGAAAGCTCAAGAAGAGGTAAGAAGAATTGTGGGTAAGAAATCAGAAATAAGTGAAAGTGATATGAAGGAGATGAAGTATTTGAAATGTATAATGAAAGAAACAGTGAGATTTCATGCTTCAGCAATGATACCTAGACAGACATCAGCAAGTGTTAAGATTCAAGGGTATGAAATTCCAGGAAAGACAAGAGTGTTCATTAATCTATGGGGAATTCAAAGAGATCCCAAATTCTGGGAGAGGCCTGAAGAGTTTATTCCTGAAAGGTTTCTTAGCAATTCTGATAATATTGATCAATTATTGTATTCATTTGGAGGAGGAAAAAGGAAATGCCCTGGAATGTCATATGCATATGCAGAAGTTGAATATGCATTGGCTAATTTGCTCTTCTGGTTTGATTGGGAATTGGATTTGGATTTGGATATGGAGGAGGTTTATACTTTTATTATCAGCAAGAAAAATCCTCTCTTTGTTAAGGCTTATCCATATTCGCATTGA
- the LOC136218391 gene encoding autophagy-related protein 18a yields the protein MATLSAYSSPPWPNSNPNSNLLSTQDAVEGLEPQSQSQSYDSLASIMPSDHHADHLSSAKPNSNFHAAISSPTDSTSPPSQISLLHLSFNQDYGCFAAATDHGFRIYNCDPFREIFRRDFDRGGGGIGVVEMLFRCNILALVGGGSDPQYPPNKVMIWDDHQSRCIGELSFRSEVRSVKLRRDRIIVVLEQKIFVYNFADLKLLHQIETIANPKGLCAVSQGAGSLVLVCPGLQKGQVRVEHYASKRTKFIMAHDSRIACFALAQDGQLLATASTKGTLVRVFNAADGTLLQEVRRGADRAEIYSLAFSSTAQWLAVSSDKGTVHVFSLKNNSGILVADKSPNTADSIGASNLPSSSLSFFKGVLPKYFSSEWSVAQFRLVEGSQYVVAFGHQKNTVVILGLDGSFYRCQFDPVNGGEMSQLEYHNFLKPESAF from the exons ATGGCGACTCTCTCTGCTTACTCCTCTCCACCATGGCCAAATTCCAACCCTAACTCTAACCTTCTTTCTACGCAAGACGCCGTTGAAGGACTCGAGCCACAATCCCAATCCCAATCTTACGACTCTCTTGCTTCCATTATGCCTTCAGATCACCACGCCGATCATCTTTCTTCTGCAAAACCTAACTCCAATTTCCACGCTGCTATTTCTTCACCCACCGACTCCACTTCCCCTCCATCGCAGATTTCCCTACTCCATCTCTCCTTCAACCAGGACTATGGATGTTTTGCCGCTGCTACGGACCACGGCTTTCGGATTTACAACTGCGACCCTTTCCGGGAGATCTTCCGCCGGGACTTTGATCGCGGTGGCGGTGGTATAGGAGTCGTTGAGATGCTTTTTCGTTGTAATATTTTGGCTCTTGTTGGCGGTGGCTCTGACCCACAGTACCCTCCCAATAAGGTTATGATCTGGGATGATCATCAGAGCCGCTGCATCGGAGAGCTTTCCTTTAGGTCTGAGGTTCGATCGGTGAAGCTTAGACGAGACAGGATTATCGTCGTCTTGGAGCAAAAGATTTTTGTCTACAATTTTGCGGATTTAAAGCTTTTGCATCAAATTGAGACAATTGCAAATCCCAAAGGGCTTTGTGCAGTGTCGCAGGGAGCTGGTTCATTGGTGTTGGTTTGTCCAGGATTGCAGAAGGGTCAGGTCAGGGTGGAGCATTACGCATCAAAGCGGACTAAATTTATAATGGCACATGATTCGAGGATTGCCTGTTTTGCTCTCGCGCAGGATGGTCAGTTATTGGCCACCGCCAGCACGAAGGGAACACTTGTTCGGGTTTTTAATGCCGCTGATGGCACCCTGCTACAAGAG GTAAGGAGGGGTGCAGATAGAGCAGAAATTTATAGTTTGGCATTTTCTTCAACTGCCCAGTGGCTAGCAGTCTCAAGTGACAAGGGCACAGTTCACGTTTTTAGCCTGAAGAATAATTCAGGGATTCTTGTTGCTGACAAGTCACCAAACACGGCTGATTCTATTGGTGCTTCCAATTTACCCTCCTCGTCTTTGTCCTTCTTTAAAG GTGTTCTACCCAAGTATTTCAGCTCAGAGTGGTCAGTGGCTCAGTTTCGTTTGGTTGAGGGTTCTCAATACGTTGTTGCTTTTGGCCACCAAAAGAATACAGTGGTTATTCTTGGGTTGGATGGAAG CTTCTATCGGTGTCAATTTGACCCAGTGAATGGGGGAGAGATGTCTCAACTGGAATACCACAACTTCTTAAAGCCAGAGTCGGCCTTCTGA